In one Streptomyces marincola genomic region, the following are encoded:
- a CDS encoding bifunctional DNA primase/polymerase has product MTHDARSALLNAALATAERGWPVFPLRPGDKRPAGHPEHRCPRTGRCSGGHLKWEQRATTDPALIRAAWTARPYNIGIATGPAGLLVVDLDRPKTKNEKDTPGGVTTFEALCERAGQAVPATRRIRTASGGFHLYFTAPAGARMTNSASRLGPLVDTRAWGGYVVAPSSTTPAGAYAVVDDLPAAPLPKWLYARLMARQVSRGLFSLPSAHRASRYATAALEAETAAVRDAHEGRRDTTLLRAARALGRFIAWGDLPRSVVEEALQAAGASCGLPERQCRSTVRSGLDWSIARNSTRPAA; this is encoded by the coding sequence ATGACGCATGACGCACGATCCGCGCTGCTGAACGCCGCACTTGCCACGGCCGAACGCGGGTGGCCCGTCTTCCCTCTGCGGCCGGGGGACAAGCGACCCGCCGGCCACCCCGAACACCGCTGTCCGCGCACCGGCCGCTGCTCGGGCGGTCACCTGAAGTGGGAGCAGCGCGCCACCACCGACCCCGCCCTGATCCGGGCCGCGTGGACCGCCCGCCCCTACAACATCGGCATCGCGACCGGCCCGGCCGGGCTGCTCGTCGTCGACCTCGACCGGCCCAAGACCAAGAACGAGAAGGACACGCCTGGCGGCGTGACGACCTTCGAAGCGCTCTGCGAGCGCGCCGGACAGGCCGTCCCCGCCACCCGCCGCATCCGGACCGCGAGCGGCGGGTTCCACCTGTACTTCACCGCTCCGGCCGGGGCCCGGATGACCAACAGCGCGAGCAGGCTCGGGCCGCTGGTCGACACCCGCGCGTGGGGCGGGTACGTCGTCGCCCCCAGCAGCACGACCCCCGCCGGGGCCTATGCCGTGGTGGACGACCTCCCGGCCGCCCCGCTCCCGAAATGGCTGTACGCCCGCCTGATGGCCCGTCAGGTCTCGCGGGGGCTGTTCTCCCTACCGTCCGCGCACCGGGCCTCTCGCTACGCCACAGCCGCGTTGGAAGCCGAAACCGCCGCCGTGCGGGACGCACACGAGGGACGGCGCGACACCACGCTTCTCCGGGCGGCGCGAGCACTCGGCCGGTTCATCGCCTGGGGCGACCTCCCCCGATCCGTGGTGGAGGAGGCTCTTCAGGCGGCGGGGGCCTCCTGCGGACTGCCGGAACGCCAGTGCCGCTCCACCGTGCGCAGCGGCCTTGACTGGTCCATCGCCCGCAACAGCACCCGGCCGGCAGCATGA
- a CDS encoding tyrosine-type recombinase/integrase: protein MLTYDVDVWSIRKRTGRAKPYELRWRVGSRPHSKSFKLKPQADGRRSELLTALREREQFDEDTGLPARELATLNSPTWFEHCMAYVLMKWPRAAAKHRASIAEALSVIVPTLVTTTRGAPDPKTLRRGLYQWAFRAVKGPDGQLVARHRAEEPPKEIREALAWLSGHSMKVKALEDPALLRPALDAISRRMDGEKAAENTARRKRMVLSNLLRYTVDERGLLSANPLPRVDWTPAEAEDEIDFRYVPGPAQARALIGAVRDSGKRGRHLTAFFGCLYFAAMRPAEIASLKAGDCKLPPDTPETADHWGELLLAESRPEVGGGWTDDGESYETRGLKRRARKATRPVPIPPVLVRMLREHMADYGTAPDGRLFRAARGGRVRSTEYCDLWDAARVKVLSEEDAASPLAEVPYSLRHAGVSLWIKSGVDPVEVARRAGHSIAVLFRFYAKILQGGQARSNQLIAAELSKDG, encoded by the coding sequence ATGCTCACGTACGACGTAGACGTCTGGTCGATCCGCAAGCGCACCGGCCGCGCCAAGCCCTACGAGCTGCGGTGGCGCGTCGGATCACGCCCCCATTCCAAGAGCTTCAAGCTGAAGCCACAGGCGGACGGCCGCCGCTCGGAACTCCTGACCGCGCTGCGCGAACGGGAGCAGTTCGACGAGGACACGGGGCTCCCGGCCCGCGAGTTGGCAACGCTCAACTCCCCGACCTGGTTCGAGCACTGCATGGCCTACGTCCTGATGAAGTGGCCCCGGGCCGCGGCGAAGCACCGGGCCAGCATCGCGGAAGCTCTTTCGGTCATCGTGCCAACTCTCGTCACGACCACCCGGGGAGCGCCGGACCCCAAGACGTTGCGCAGGGGGCTCTACCAGTGGGCGTTCCGCGCGGTGAAGGGGCCGGACGGTCAGCTGGTCGCCCGGCATCGAGCGGAGGAGCCCCCGAAGGAGATCCGGGAGGCGCTGGCGTGGCTCTCCGGCCACTCCATGAAGGTGAAGGCCCTGGAGGACCCCGCGCTGCTGCGACCGGCGCTCGACGCCATCTCGCGGCGGATGGACGGGGAGAAGGCGGCGGAGAACACCGCGCGCCGGAAGCGCATGGTCTTGAGCAACCTTCTTCGGTACACCGTAGACGAACGGGGACTGCTGTCCGCCAATCCGCTCCCCCGGGTGGACTGGACGCCTGCCGAGGCGGAAGACGAGATCGACTTCCGATACGTGCCCGGTCCGGCCCAGGCACGGGCCCTGATCGGGGCCGTCCGCGATTCGGGGAAGCGGGGACGCCACCTCACCGCGTTCTTCGGGTGCTTGTACTTCGCCGCCATGCGGCCGGCGGAGATCGCCTCCCTGAAGGCCGGAGACTGCAAGCTACCCCCCGACACCCCGGAAACCGCCGACCACTGGGGTGAACTGCTGCTCGCCGAAAGCCGCCCCGAAGTGGGCGGGGGCTGGACGGACGACGGGGAGTCGTACGAGACGAGAGGGCTGAAGCGGCGGGCCCGCAAGGCGACGCGGCCCGTTCCGATCCCTCCCGTGCTCGTGCGGATGCTGCGCGAGCACATGGCCGACTACGGGACGGCGCCCGACGGGCGGCTGTTCCGGGCAGCGCGGGGCGGCCGGGTGCGGTCCACCGAGTACTGCGACCTGTGGGACGCCGCGCGCGTCAAGGTGCTCAGCGAGGAAGACGCGGCGTCGCCTCTCGCGGAGGTGCCGTACTCCCTCCGGCACGCGGGTGTGTCCCTGTGGATCAAGTCGGGGGTGGACCCGGTGGAGGTCGCCCGCCGGGCCGGGCACAGCATCGCCGTTCTCTTCCGCTTCTACGCCAAGATCCTTCAGGGCGGGCAGGCGCGTTCCAATCAGCTCATCGCGGCAGAGCTGAGCAAGGACGGATAG
- a CDS encoding helix-turn-helix transcriptional regulator, producing the protein MARPVMLKLPEVLEEIQMSRAAFYRMRARGQAPRLRKLPNGQLRVSRADLDAWWQQCGENAA; encoded by the coding sequence ATGGCCCGCCCCGTGATGCTCAAGCTGCCTGAAGTCCTCGAAGAGATCCAGATGAGCCGCGCCGCGTTCTACCGCATGCGTGCCCGCGGTCAGGCACCGCGCCTCCGCAAGCTCCCCAACGGTCAGCTCCGCGTGAGCCGCGCGGACCTGGACGCGTGGTGGCAGCAGTGCGGAGAGAACGCCGCGTAA
- a CDS encoding DNA primase family protein: MMARDASGPEELPPPSNPLAVARRLLPDWQDSEGRRVCRRWRGSWMRWDGTCWRELDEAQVRATMYERLEHAVYYAPGKDGEPEERDWAPTKQKISNVLDALGAITLLPTDTDTPAWLDSDGAPDNEEPIVACENGLLHIRDRALLPHTPGFFNLVSVPFPYDPGATAPEWEHFLSEVWPDDPDAILALQEWFGYVLSGRTDLQKILLMVGPSRSGKGTIARVLKALVGKKNLAGPTLAGLGTNFGLSTLIGKPLAVIADARLSGNDNTQVVERLLTISGEDTIDIDRKYREVWTGKLPTRLVILSNELPHFGDSSGVIANRFVLLNLRVSWLGREDPTLTDRLIAEMPGILNWALEGLARLQRAGRITEPASSRDAVTTMRDTASPTSAFVRERCTTGPACTVPVDALWNAWREWAEDNGVRPGTKQVFGRNLLSVVPQLNRTRPRDAYNRQVATYNGITLNVSEPHLPESRLIATQEGVEEVLSRDESRLNAM; the protein is encoded by the coding sequence ATGATGGCCCGAGACGCCTCCGGACCCGAGGAACTGCCCCCGCCGAGCAACCCGCTCGCCGTCGCCCGTCGACTACTGCCTGACTGGCAGGACAGCGAGGGGCGGCGGGTGTGCCGCCGTTGGCGCGGGAGCTGGATGCGCTGGGACGGCACCTGCTGGCGCGAGCTGGACGAGGCCCAAGTACGCGCCACGATGTACGAACGGCTGGAGCACGCCGTCTACTACGCGCCCGGCAAGGACGGTGAACCGGAAGAACGCGACTGGGCCCCGACGAAACAGAAGATCAGCAACGTGCTCGACGCGCTGGGAGCCATCACCCTGCTGCCCACCGACACCGACACACCCGCATGGCTCGACAGCGACGGCGCCCCGGACAACGAAGAACCCATCGTGGCGTGCGAGAACGGCCTGCTCCACATCCGTGACCGCGCCCTGCTGCCCCACACCCCTGGCTTCTTCAACCTCGTATCCGTGCCCTTCCCCTACGACCCCGGCGCCACAGCGCCGGAATGGGAGCACTTCCTGTCCGAGGTGTGGCCCGATGACCCCGACGCGATCCTCGCGCTTCAGGAATGGTTCGGCTACGTCCTGTCCGGCCGCACCGATCTCCAGAAGATTCTGCTCATGGTGGGCCCCTCCCGCTCCGGCAAGGGAACCATCGCACGAGTGCTGAAGGCCCTGGTCGGCAAGAAGAACCTGGCCGGGCCGACCCTGGCAGGTCTCGGCACGAACTTCGGGCTGTCCACACTGATCGGTAAGCCACTGGCGGTCATTGCCGACGCCCGCCTGTCAGGGAACGACAACACGCAGGTCGTCGAACGGCTCCTCACCATCTCCGGTGAAGACACGATCGACATCGACCGAAAGTACCGCGAAGTCTGGACGGGCAAGCTGCCCACCCGGCTGGTGATCCTCTCCAACGAACTGCCGCACTTCGGGGACAGCAGCGGTGTCATCGCCAACCGCTTCGTGCTGCTCAACCTGCGGGTGTCCTGGCTGGGCAGAGAAGACCCCACCCTCACCGACCGCCTCATCGCTGAGATGCCGGGCATCCTGAACTGGGCCCTGGAAGGACTCGCCCGACTCCAACGCGCTGGCCGCATCACCGAACCCGCCTCAAGCCGCGACGCGGTCACGACCATGCGCGACACCGCCTCACCAACGAGCGCGTTCGTCCGTGAACGCTGCACCACCGGGCCCGCCTGCACCGTCCCCGTAGACGCGCTGTGGAACGCCTGGCGGGAGTGGGCCGAAGACAACGGTGTCCGCCCCGGCACCAAACAGGTCTTCGGGCGCAACCTGCTCTCCGTCGTGCCCCAACTCAACCGCACCCGGCCCCGCGATGCCTACAACCGGCAGGTGGCCACCTACAACGGAATCACGCTCAACGTATCCGAACCACATCTGCCTGAGTCGCGACTCATCGCGACTCAAGAAGGGGTCGAAGAGGTCTTGAGTCGCGATGAGTCGCGACTCAACGCAATGTGA